A single region of the Pseudomonas granadensis genome encodes:
- the rluD gene encoding 23S rRNA pseudouridine(1911/1915/1917) synthase RluD — MSDKIELRAEVPSELGGQRLDQVAAQLFAEHSRSRLSAWIKEGRLTVDGAVIRPRDIVHGGAVLELTAEQEAQGEWIAQDIELDIVYEDDDILVINKPAGLVVHPAAGHADGTLLNALLHHVPDIINVPRAGIVHRLDKDTTGLMVVAKTIQAQTKLVTQLQSRSVSRIYECIVIGVVTAGGKINAPIGRHGQQRQRMAVMEGGKPAVSHYRVLERFRSHTHVRVKLETGRTHQIRVHMAHINFPLVGDPAYGGRFRIPPAANPTMVESLKHFPRQALHARFLELDHPTSGERMSWESPLPEDFVWLLTLLKQDREAFVG; from the coding sequence ATGTCCGATAAAATAGAACTTCGCGCAGAGGTGCCGTCCGAATTGGGCGGCCAACGCCTCGATCAAGTCGCCGCCCAACTCTTCGCTGAGCACTCGCGCTCGCGCCTTTCCGCCTGGATCAAAGAAGGTCGCCTGACTGTGGACGGGGCGGTGATCCGCCCGCGCGACATCGTGCATGGCGGTGCCGTCCTCGAACTGACGGCCGAGCAGGAAGCCCAGGGCGAGTGGATCGCCCAGGACATCGAGCTCGACATCGTCTATGAAGATGACGACATTCTGGTGATCAACAAGCCTGCGGGCCTGGTGGTGCACCCGGCTGCCGGTCACGCCGATGGCACCCTGCTCAATGCCTTGTTGCACCACGTGCCGGACATCATCAATGTCCCACGGGCCGGCATCGTCCATCGTCTGGACAAGGACACCACCGGTCTGATGGTGGTGGCCAAGACCATTCAGGCGCAGACCAAACTGGTCACGCAGTTGCAGAGCCGCAGCGTCAGTCGCATCTATGAATGCATTGTCATCGGTGTGGTCACCGCCGGGGGCAAGATCAACGCGCCGATCGGTCGTCACGGCCAGCAGCGCCAGCGCATGGCGGTGATGGAGGGCGGCAAGCCTGCGGTCAGCCACTATCGCGTGCTGGAGCGTTTCCGTTCGCACACCCATGTACGGGTGAAGCTGGAAACCGGTCGTACGCACCAGATCCGCGTGCACATGGCGCACATCAACTTCCCGTTGGTCGGCGACCCGGCGTACGGCGGGCGTTTCCGCATTCCGCCTGCAGCGAACCCGACCATGGTCGAATCGCTCAAGCACTTCCCGCGTCAGGCCCTGCACGCGCGTTTCCTCGAACTCGATCACCCGACGAGCGGTGAGCGGATGAGCTGGGAATCGCCGCTGCCAGAAGATTTCGTCTGGCTGCTGACCCTGCTCAAGCAGGATCGCGAGGCATTCGTCGGATGA
- the pgeF gene encoding peptidoglycan editing factor PgeF: protein MNWLTPDWPAPASVKACVTTREGGVSEAPFDSLNLGDHVDDHPQAVAENRRRLTEHFSIQPAWLQQVHGITVAQADPEVVATADASWTTTPGIACTAMTADCLPALFCDRAGTRVAAAHAGWRGLAAGVLEATLDSLDVTPEDVLVWLGPAIGPQAFEVGAEVREVFVKQLPEAATAFVPSDNPGKFMADIYQLARLRLAERGVTAVYGGGFCTVSDPRFFSYRRAPRTGRFASLIWLTR, encoded by the coding sequence ATGAACTGGCTGACGCCGGACTGGCCTGCGCCGGCCAGCGTCAAAGCCTGCGTCACCACCCGCGAGGGTGGTGTCAGCGAGGCGCCGTTCGACAGCCTCAATCTGGGCGATCATGTCGATGATCATCCGCAGGCGGTCGCCGAGAACCGTCGGCGTCTGACCGAGCACTTCTCCATACAGCCTGCCTGGTTGCAGCAGGTGCACGGGATTACCGTGGCACAAGCTGATCCGGAGGTAGTCGCGACTGCCGATGCCAGCTGGACGACAACCCCCGGAATTGCCTGCACGGCGATGACGGCGGACTGCCTGCCAGCATTGTTCTGCGATCGTGCCGGCACTCGCGTTGCTGCGGCTCACGCCGGTTGGCGCGGTCTGGCGGCGGGTGTGCTTGAAGCCACCCTCGACAGCCTCGATGTTACACCTGAGGACGTGCTGGTCTGGCTCGGCCCGGCCATCGGCCCGCAAGCCTTTGAAGTCGGAGCGGAAGTGCGCGAAGTCTTCGTCAAGCAGTTGCCGGAAGCGGCGACGGCTTTCGTGCCGAGCGACAACCCCGGCAAGTTCATGGCCGACATCTATCAGCTGGCGCGCTTGCGTCTGGCTGAACGGGGTGTCACCGCTGTTTATGGTGGCGGTTTCTGCACCGTGAGCGATCCGCGCTTCTTCTCGTATCGCCGTGCGCCTCGCACGGGTCGCTTCGCCTCCCTGATCTGGCTCACCCGCTAA
- the clpB gene encoding ATP-dependent chaperone ClpB, with amino-acid sequence MRIDRLTSKLQLALSDAQSLAVGHDHPAIEPAHLMQAMLEQQGGSIKPLLMQVGFDVNSLRKELTKELDQLPKIQNPTGDVNMSQDLARLLNQADRLAQQKGDQFISSELVLLAAMDENSKLGKLLLGQGVSKKALENAINNLRGGEAVNDANHEESRQALDKYTVDLTKRAEDGKLDPVIGRDDEIRRTIQVLQRRTKNNPVLIGEPGVGKTAIAEGLAQRIINGEVPDGLKGKRLLSLDMGALIAGAKYRGEFEERLKGLLNELSKQEGQIILFIDELHTMVGAGKGEGSMDAGNMLKPALARGELHCVGATTLNEYRQYIEKDAALERRFQKVLVDEPSEEDTIAILRGLKERYEVHHKVAITDGAIIAAAKLSHRYITDRQLPDKAIDLIDEAASRIRMEIDSKPEVLDRLERRLIQLKVESQALKKESDDAAKKRLEKLQEEIERHEREYSDLEEIWNSEKAEVQGSAQIQQKIEQSRQELEAARRKGDLNRMAELQYGVIPDLERSLQMVDQHGKSENQLLRSKVTEEEIAEVVSKWTGIPVSKMLEGERDKLMKMESLLHKRVIGQEEAVVAVANAVRRSRAGLSDPNRPSGSFMFLGPTGVGKTELCKALAEFLFDTEEAMVRIDMSEFMEKHSVARLIGAPPGYVGYEEGGYLTEAVRRKPYSVILMDEVEKAHPDVFNILLQVLEDGRLTDSHGRTVDFRNTVIVMTSNLGSMQIQELVGDREAQRAAVMDALTSHFRPEFINRVDEVVIFEPLARDQIAGITEIQLGRLRSRLAERELKLELSPEAMDKLIAVGYDPVYGARPLKRAIQRWIENPLAQLILSGHFMPGDTATGTVENEEIVFN; translated from the coding sequence ATGCGTATAGACCGTTTAACCAGCAAATTACAGTTGGCCTTGTCCGACGCCCAGTCGTTGGCCGTCGGCCATGATCATCCGGCCATCGAGCCGGCGCACTTGATGCAGGCCATGCTTGAGCAGCAGGGCGGTTCGATCAAGCCGCTGCTGATGCAGGTAGGCTTTGACGTCAACAGCTTGCGTAAAGAGCTGACCAAAGAGCTCGACCAATTACCGAAAATCCAGAACCCGACCGGCGATGTGAACATGTCGCAGGATCTGGCGCGCCTGCTCAATCAGGCTGACCGCCTGGCCCAGCAGAAGGGCGATCAGTTCATTTCCAGCGAACTGGTGCTGCTAGCCGCGATGGACGAGAACAGCAAGCTCGGCAAGTTGCTGCTCGGTCAGGGTGTGAGCAAGAAAGCCCTGGAGAACGCGATCAACAACCTGCGTGGCGGCGAAGCAGTCAACGACGCCAATCACGAGGAGTCGCGGCAAGCGCTGGATAAATACACTGTCGACCTGACCAAGCGTGCCGAAGACGGCAAGCTCGATCCGGTGATCGGCCGTGACGACGAAATCCGCCGTACCATTCAGGTTCTGCAACGCCGCACCAAGAACAACCCGGTGCTGATCGGTGAGCCTGGCGTAGGTAAAACCGCCATCGCCGAAGGCCTGGCCCAGCGCATCATCAACGGTGAAGTGCCGGACGGCCTAAAGGGCAAGCGTCTGCTGTCGCTGGACATGGGCGCGCTGATTGCCGGTGCCAAGTACCGCGGTGAGTTCGAAGAACGCCTCAAAGGCCTGCTCAATGAGCTGTCGAAGCAGGAAGGGCAGATCATTCTGTTCATCGACGAACTGCACACCATGGTCGGCGCCGGTAAAGGCGAAGGCTCGATGGATGCCGGCAACATGCTCAAGCCTGCATTGGCACGCGGTGAGTTGCACTGCGTCGGCGCGACCACGCTCAACGAGTACCGCCAATATATAGAGAAGGACGCGGCGCTCGAGCGGCGTTTCCAGAAAGTGCTGGTGGATGAACCGAGCGAAGAAGACACCATCGCGATTCTTCGTGGCCTCAAAGAGCGTTACGAGGTCCATCATAAAGTCGCGATTACCGACGGCGCGATCATCGCCGCGGCCAAGCTCAGCCATCGCTACATCACCGATCGGCAATTGCCCGACAAGGCCATCGACCTCATCGACGAGGCCGCCAGCCGCATCCGCATGGAAATCGACTCCAAGCCGGAAGTGCTGGATCGTCTGGAGCGGCGCCTGATTCAGCTTAAAGTCGAATCCCAGGCACTGAAGAAAGAAAGCGACGACGCAGCGAAGAAACGTCTGGAAAAACTCCAGGAAGAAATCGAGCGTCACGAGCGTGAGTATTCCGACCTGGAAGAAATCTGGAACTCGGAAAAAGCCGAGGTGCAGGGTTCTGCGCAGATTCAGCAGAAGATCGAGCAATCGCGCCAGGAGCTGGAAGCGGCCCGCCGCAAAGGCGATCTGAACCGCATGGCCGAGTTGCAGTACGGGGTGATCCCGGATCTGGAGCGCAGCCTGCAAATGGTCGACCAGCACGGCAAGAGCGAAAACCAGTTGCTGCGCAGCAAGGTCACCGAGGAAGAGATCGCCGAAGTCGTGTCGAAATGGACCGGCATCCCGGTGTCGAAAATGCTCGAAGGCGAGCGCGACAAGCTGATGAAGATGGAAAGCCTGTTGCACAAACGCGTGATCGGTCAGGAAGAAGCAGTCGTGGCAGTGGCCAACGCGGTACGCCGTTCGCGCGCCGGCTTGTCCGACCCGAATCGTCCGAGCGGCTCGTTCATGTTCCTCGGCCCGACCGGTGTCGGTAAAACCGAGCTGTGCAAGGCGCTGGCCGAATTCCTCTTCGATACCGAAGAGGCAATGGTGCGCATCGACATGTCCGAGTTCATGGAGAAACACTCCGTGGCTCGTCTGATCGGCGCACCACCGGGCTATGTCGGCTATGAAGAGGGCGGTTATCTGACCGAAGCGGTACGGCGCAAGCCTTACTCGGTGATCCTGATGGACGAAGTCGAGAAGGCGCACCCGGATGTATTCAACATCCTGCTGCAAGTGCTCGAGGATGGGCGCCTGACCGACAGCCATGGCCGTACGGTGGATTTCCGCAACACGGTGATCGTGATGACCTCGAACCTTGGCTCGATGCAGATCCAGGAACTGGTCGGTGATCGTGAAGCGCAGCGTGCAGCAGTGATGGACGCGCTGACGTCGCACTTCCGTCCGGAGTTCATCAACCGTGTCGACGAAGTGGTGATCTTCGAGCCGCTGGCGCGTGATCAGATCGCGGGCATTACCGAGATCCAGCTGGGCCGTCTGCGCAGCCGTCTGGCCGAGCGTGAGCTGAAGCTGGAGTTGAGCCCGGAGGCGATGGACAAGCTGATTGCCGTCGGTTACGACCCGGTCTATGGCGCACGGCCGTTGAAGCGTGCGATTCAGCGCTGGATCGAAAACCCGCTGGCGCAGTTGATCCTTTCCGGTCACTTCATGCCGGGCGACACCGCAACCGGCACCGTCGAGAACGAGGAAATCGTTTTCAACTGA
- a CDS encoding methyl-accepting chemotaxis protein: MQQNLRETLQGISGSATQLASAADELNAVTLDSSQGLQQQNNEIEQAATAVNEMTTAVEEVARNAVSTSDATRQSSDSAQLGQERVSETASAISALAADVQHTGELVQSLANQSQDIGKVLDVIRAIAEQTNLLALNAAIEAARAGESGRGFAVVADEVRALAHRTQQSTQEIEQMVQGMRNGSSLALESMQASAARASTTLSMAARAGEALQTITASVHEIHERNLVIASAAEEQAQVAREVDRNLVNIRDLSVRSAAGADQTSASSHELSKLANALQGMVRRFQL, from the coding sequence ATGCAGCAGAACCTGCGCGAGACCTTGCAGGGCATCAGCGGCTCGGCCACGCAACTGGCCTCCGCTGCCGACGAACTCAACGCAGTGACGCTCGACAGCTCCCAGGGCCTGCAGCAGCAGAACAATGAAATCGAACAGGCGGCCACCGCGGTCAACGAAATGACCACGGCAGTGGAGGAGGTCGCGCGCAACGCCGTTTCGACCAGTGACGCCACTCGCCAATCCAGCGATTCGGCGCAACTGGGGCAGGAGCGGGTCAGCGAGACTGCCAGCGCCATCAGTGCCCTGGCCGCTGATGTGCAGCACACCGGCGAGTTGGTGCAATCGTTGGCCAATCAGTCCCAGGACATCGGCAAGGTGCTCGACGTGATTCGCGCGATTGCCGAGCAGACCAACCTGTTGGCGCTCAACGCGGCGATTGAAGCGGCGCGGGCCGGCGAAAGCGGGCGTGGTTTTGCCGTGGTCGCCGATGAGGTGCGCGCGCTGGCCCATCGCACCCAGCAATCGACCCAGGAAATCGAGCAGATGGTGCAGGGCATGCGCAACGGTTCGAGCCTGGCGCTGGAGTCGATGCAGGCCAGTGCCGCGCGTGCGAGCACCACGCTGAGCATGGCGGCGCGCGCCGGTGAAGCGTTGCAGACGATCACCGCGTCGGTGCACGAGATTCACGAGCGTAATCTGGTCATCGCCAGCGCCGCCGAGGAACAGGCGCAGGTGGCGCGGGAAGTGGATCGCAATCTGGTCAATATTCGCGACCTGTCGGTGCGTTCGGCCGCGGGGGCCGATCAGACCAGTGCCTCCAGCCACGAATTGTCGAAACTGGCCAACGCTTTGCAAGGCATGGTGCGGCGCTTTCAGTTGTAA